A window from Candidatus Neptunochlamydia vexilliferae encodes these proteins:
- a CDS encoding nucleoside deaminase, whose translation MFSKTDIQMMEEALQEARMAFAQDEVPVGAVLVHEGEIIARARNLVETAQNPSFHAELLCIQEGARALNNWRLVGCALYTTLEPCLMCAGALLLARVDRVVWGAPDIRHGAHGSYLNVFETQHPTHTLQIEGGLLKEESAKLMKDFFKKQRTKNDSVARSAL comes from the coding sequence ATTTTTTCAAAAACCGATATTCAGATGATGGAGGAGGCGCTTCAGGAGGCTCGCATGGCCTTTGCTCAAGATGAGGTCCCTGTCGGGGCAGTCCTTGTCCATGAGGGGGAGATCATCGCCCGCGCCCGAAATCTAGTCGAAACGGCCCAAAATCCTTCATTCCACGCCGAGCTCCTCTGTATTCAGGAGGGGGCTCGCGCCTTAAATAACTGGCGTCTTGTGGGATGCGCCCTCTACACCACACTAGAGCCCTGCCTGATGTGCGCCGGAGCCCTCCTTCTCGCCCGCGTCGATCGGGTGGTTTGGGGAGCCCCTGATATCCGCCACGGGGCCCATGGGAGCTACCTCAATGTCTTTGAAACTCAGCATCCGACCCACACCCTTCAAATCGAAGGGGGGCTCCTCAAAGAAGAATCAGCCAAACTCATGAAAGATTTCTTTAAAAAACAAAGGACCAAAAATGACTCAGTCGCTCGAAGCGCTCTTTGA
- the prfA gene encoding peptide chain release factor 1: protein MEKKLQELLSRLGEVETALGNPDVHSDKKRYKELSQDHSYLSELKEAYEQFQKSQKELGDNQVLIKEEKDPEFAAVIQEDIERLEKDVAVLQSKLESLLVPPDPNDHANVIMELRAGTGGDEAAIFVGNCVRMYRLFSDKMGWKYETLALTVSEAGGYKEYVISLSGKNVHRYLQYEAGTHRVQRVPVTETQGRVHTSAITVAVLMEPGEDEKIEIDPSDLKIDTYRAQGAGGQHVNTTDSAVRITHIPTGVVVYCQEERSQHKNKEKALRVLAAKLAEEKRRQEAEQRASLRSSQVGTGDRSERIRTYNYAQNRVTDHRINLTLYKLDQIMEGDLKEVTESLIRYFYQEKLHA from the coding sequence TTGGAAAAGAAACTGCAAGAGCTTCTCTCCCGTTTAGGCGAGGTGGAGACCGCTCTAGGCAATCCCGATGTTCACTCCGATAAGAAGCGGTACAAAGAGCTTTCGCAGGACCACTCCTACCTATCCGAACTCAAAGAGGCCTACGAGCAGTTTCAGAAGAGTCAAAAAGAGCTTGGTGATAACCAAGTTCTGATTAAGGAAGAAAAAGACCCCGAGTTTGCTGCGGTCATTCAAGAAGATATCGAACGGCTTGAAAAGGATGTTGCGGTTCTTCAATCCAAACTCGAATCTCTCCTTGTTCCCCCCGACCCTAACGATCATGCCAATGTCATTATGGAACTACGCGCTGGTACAGGTGGCGATGAAGCAGCCATTTTTGTGGGCAATTGTGTGCGAATGTACCGCCTCTTTTCTGACAAAATGGGATGGAAATATGAAACCCTTGCCCTCACGGTATCAGAAGCTGGAGGGTATAAGGAATATGTCATTTCCCTTTCCGGAAAAAATGTCCACCGTTACCTCCAATATGAGGCGGGGACCCACCGGGTACAGCGGGTGCCGGTGACGGAAACGCAAGGGCGGGTCCATACCTCAGCCATTACCGTTGCGGTTCTTATGGAGCCGGGCGAAGATGAAAAGATCGAGATTGATCCATCAGATCTGAAGATTGATACCTACCGCGCACAAGGAGCAGGCGGACAACATGTGAACACCACCGACTCTGCAGTGCGGATCACCCATATCCCGACAGGGGTTGTTGTCTACTGCCAAGAAGAGCGCTCCCAACATAAAAACAAAGAAAAAGCACTCCGCGTTCTTGCTGCAAAGCTTGCAGAAGAAAAGCGGCGGCAAGAGGCGGAGCAGCGGGCTTCGCTCCGCTCGAGCCAGGTGGGAACGGGAGATCGCTCCGAGCGGATTCGAACCTACAACTATGCGCAAAACCGGGTGACCGACCACCGGATTAACCTCACCCTTTACAAGCTCGATCAGATTATGGAAGGGGACCTTAAAGAGGTGACTGAATCACTCATTCGTTACTTCTACCAGGAAAAACTCCATGCTTAA
- a CDS encoding rhomboid family intramembrane serine protease, with translation MHKFFAWQFVSYLFIQPISEGVSLGSILRLLFDLYLLYMVGTAIIETRGKKHFIGLYFGGALFVGIVAYLSLLFSGSPFPFAGASPAIYILLISFVFLTPHARIMLFLMVPMQAKWLVFGLIGVNLFLDFSNGHFLSFFTTGAALVYGYLYPILVWEILSPFYRLHNIEKKMIYWKRKVSNHLSKSSLTLREK, from the coding sequence GTGCATAAATTTTTTGCTTGGCAGTTTGTCTCTTATCTCTTTATCCAACCGATCAGCGAAGGGGTCTCTTTGGGATCGATCCTCCGCCTCTTATTTGACCTCTACCTTCTGTATATGGTTGGAACAGCGATTATCGAAACACGAGGAAAAAAGCACTTTATCGGCCTCTACTTTGGAGGAGCTCTTTTCGTCGGGATTGTCGCCTACCTCTCCCTCCTCTTTTCGGGATCTCCGTTTCCCTTTGCCGGCGCCAGCCCTGCGATCTACATTCTCCTTATTTCCTTTGTATTCCTCACCCCACACGCCCGCATCATGCTCTTTCTGATGGTCCCGATGCAAGCAAAGTGGCTCGTCTTTGGCCTCATCGGGGTGAACCTCTTTCTCGACTTTTCCAACGGACACTTCCTATCCTTCTTTACAACAGGTGCCGCCCTTGTTTATGGCTACCTGTACCCGATCCTTGTATGGGAAATCCTCAGCCCCTTCTACCGCCTCCACAACATTGAGAAAAAGATGATCTACTGGAAGCGAAAAGTCTCAAACCACTTGAGCAAAAGTTCACTCACTCTGCGCGAGAAATAG
- the metG gene encoding methionine--tRNA ligase, with protein sequence MKTLITAALPYANGPLHFGHIAGAYLPADAYARFQRLIGNEVLFICGSDEHGVAITLSAEGAGRTPKEHVDHFHQVLQNFFQTMNISFDHYSRTTWEGHVEPTQGYFRDLLKNGYIEEKVTDELYSEKEGRFLADRYVTGICPKCGFEEARGDECPKCGASYEATDLKNPRSKVTGAPLTLKPTKHWFLRFDLFKEQLTEWLQKKKWKSNVMQFAQNYIDDLKPRAITRDSDWGIPVPLEGAKGKVLYVWFDAPIGYISATKEWALKKGSPDAWKTYWCDPETQLVNFIGKDNIPFHAIFFPAMTMGQDEPYKLVDELPANEFYHLGGKQFSKSEGNTIDLKAFFKDFSPDQARYAIAANAPETQDSSFTWEDFETRCNSELLGKYGNLVNRVLVFTQNKCDGTMPPYGDLGHDDEKFLEKIEELPKKIHEAYAHFHLRKATQIIMELAQEANVYFDHKKPWKDPEGMGTTIACCLRALDVLALISYPVIPETAEKLWRLLGNETLLKDQEWNQVLETAIPPNRVFPKPEILFTRVEAS encoded by the coding sequence TTGAAGACCCTTATCACCGCAGCCCTCCCTTATGCAAATGGCCCCCTCCACTTTGGCCATATTGCAGGAGCCTATCTACCTGCCGATGCTTATGCGCGCTTCCAGCGATTGATTGGAAATGAGGTTCTTTTTATCTGTGGTTCTGATGAACATGGAGTGGCGATCACCTTAAGTGCGGAAGGGGCAGGGCGCACTCCCAAAGAGCATGTCGACCACTTCCACCAGGTCCTCCAGAACTTTTTTCAGACGATGAACATCAGTTTCGACCACTACTCCCGCACCACTTGGGAGGGGCATGTGGAACCGACGCAGGGCTACTTCCGCGATCTTTTGAAAAATGGGTACATCGAAGAGAAGGTGACCGATGAGCTTTACTCGGAAAAGGAGGGACGTTTTCTTGCTGACCGGTATGTGACCGGCATTTGTCCCAAATGTGGCTTTGAAGAGGCGCGTGGCGATGAGTGTCCCAAATGCGGGGCGAGTTACGAGGCAACCGACCTAAAAAATCCCCGTTCCAAAGTGACCGGTGCTCCCCTTACCTTAAAGCCGACGAAACATTGGTTTCTCCGCTTTGACCTTTTTAAGGAACAGCTCACCGAGTGGCTCCAAAAAAAGAAGTGGAAGTCCAATGTGATGCAGTTTGCCCAAAACTATATCGACGATCTCAAGCCCCGCGCCATTACCCGCGACTCCGATTGGGGAATCCCCGTTCCTCTTGAAGGGGCTAAAGGGAAAGTTCTCTATGTCTGGTTTGATGCTCCCATTGGATACATTTCGGCAACCAAAGAGTGGGCACTTAAAAAAGGAAGTCCCGACGCCTGGAAAACTTACTGGTGCGATCCAGAAACCCAGCTGGTCAACTTCATTGGAAAAGATAACATTCCCTTCCATGCGATTTTCTTCCCTGCGATGACGATGGGGCAAGATGAGCCCTACAAGCTTGTCGATGAGCTTCCAGCCAATGAGTTTTACCACTTAGGAGGGAAACAGTTTAGCAAGTCGGAAGGAAACACGATTGATCTTAAGGCATTTTTTAAAGACTTTTCTCCCGACCAGGCCCGCTACGCCATTGCGGCTAACGCTCCCGAAACCCAAGATAGTAGCTTTACATGGGAAGATTTTGAGACGCGGTGCAATAGCGAGCTTCTTGGAAAATATGGGAACCTGGTCAATCGAGTTCTTGTTTTTACCCAAAATAAGTGCGACGGAACGATGCCTCCCTATGGAGACCTTGGCCATGATGATGAAAAGTTCCTAGAAAAGATCGAAGAGCTTCCTAAAAAAATCCATGAGGCCTACGCTCACTTTCACCTGCGGAAAGCGACCCAAATCATCATGGAATTGGCCCAAGAGGCCAATGTCTATTTCGATCATAAAAAGCCGTGGAAAGATCCTGAGGGGATGGGGACGACTATTGCCTGCTGTCTCCGGGCGCTGGATGTTCTTGCCTTGATTTCTTACCCCGTCATCCCTGAGACTGCCGAAAAGTTATGGCGCCTCCTAGGGAATGAAACCCTTCTGAAGGATCAGGAGTGGAACCAGGTTTTAGAAACGGCGATTCCTCCCAACCGGGTCTTCCCTAAGCCAGAGATTCTCTTTACTCGGGTCGAAGCTTCCTGA
- the prmC gene encoding peptide chain release factor N(5)-glutamine methyltransferase, whose product MHDVRTLIKLSTDFLTKRGCVDPRRSAEELLAAILKKKRMELYFDYDAPIEEKEVAQYREWIKRRGDKEPLAYILGEVEFLNLKLQVTPAVLIPRQETEILASLVLKELPEEAKEVWDLCTGSGCLGLAVKKTCPQTDVRLSDVSKEALAVAQANATQNSLEVDCLEGDLFAPFAGKKADVILCNPPYITLEEYEELEDEVRAFEPRGALVGGLDFYHRLAADLPTYLRPNGKAFLEIGTGQGEPLMEIFNQSHWKQRRYEKDWAGHDRFFFLEYQGPVD is encoded by the coding sequence ATGCATGATGTGCGTACCCTTATCAAACTGTCGACCGACTTTTTAACCAAACGAGGATGTGTCGATCCTCGCCGTAGCGCCGAAGAACTTTTAGCAGCGATCTTAAAGAAAAAGCGGATGGAGCTCTACTTTGATTATGATGCCCCCATCGAAGAAAAAGAGGTGGCGCAGTACCGCGAATGGATCAAGCGGCGCGGAGACAAAGAACCTCTTGCCTATATTTTAGGAGAGGTGGAGTTTTTAAACCTTAAGCTCCAGGTGACCCCTGCTGTTTTGATTCCCCGCCAAGAAACTGAAATTTTAGCCAGCCTCGTTCTCAAGGAACTTCCCGAAGAGGCAAAAGAGGTCTGGGATCTTTGCACCGGAAGTGGGTGTCTTGGCCTGGCGGTCAAAAAAACCTGCCCCCAAACCGATGTGAGATTATCAGACGTTTCGAAAGAGGCGCTGGCGGTTGCCCAGGCAAATGCGACGCAAAATAGCCTCGAGGTGGACTGCTTAGAAGGGGATCTTTTTGCCCCTTTTGCAGGGAAGAAGGCCGATGTGATCCTCTGCAATCCCCCCTATATTACTCTGGAAGAGTATGAGGAGCTCGAGGATGAGGTGCGGGCCTTTGAACCGCGCGGGGCTCTTGTGGGGGGGCTCGATTTTTACCACCGCCTTGCAGCCGATCTTCCCACCTATTTGCGCCCCAATGGTAAGGCTTTTCTTGAAATTGGGACGGGGCAAGGGGAACCCTTAATGGAGATCTTTAACCAAAGCCACTGGAAACAAAGACGGTATGAAAAAGATTGGGCTGGACATGACCGTTTCTTTTTCCTTGAATATCAAGGGCCAGTCGATTAA
- a CDS encoding type B 50S ribosomal protein L31, translating to MKKEGHPAYQDILFVDTATGDKFVCGSTLQPKETETFEGKEYPVYKVPISSASHPFFTGSQQFVDSEGRVDKFKKRYTRKAAENKQEQEKQDEQKKKKTAKKTTAKKTAKKKAAPKE from the coding sequence ATGAAGAAAGAAGGTCATCCAGCCTACCAAGATATTCTGTTTGTCGACACGGCAACCGGAGATAAATTTGTTTGTGGAAGCACACTGCAGCCAAAAGAAACCGAAACCTTTGAAGGAAAAGAGTATCCTGTTTATAAGGTGCCAATCTCTTCAGCCTCTCACCCCTTCTTTACCGGGAGTCAGCAATTTGTTGACTCTGAAGGGCGAGTCGATAAGTTTAAAAAGCGTTACACCCGCAAGGCTGCAGAAAATAAGCAGGAGCAAGAAAAGCAGGACGAGCAGAAGAAGAAAAAAACTGCTAAGAAAACGACTGCTAAGAAAACTGCAAAGAAGAAAGCCGCTCCAAAGGAATAG
- the trmD gene encoding tRNA (guanosine(37)-N1)-methyltransferase TrmD yields the protein MKRFDILSLFPDYFEGPFNVSMIKRAREKGLLEINLVNMRDFAKGRYQQIDDRPYGGGPGMVLMAEPVTSAIRSVKSEKSHVVYLTPQGTPLTAKRCSELAEIDHLVVLCGHYEGIDERAIESEVDEEISIGDYVLTSGAPAATVLVDAVSRFIPGVIGNEEATRQDSFENGMFDAPVYTRPPEFEGKEVPPVLCQGHHAEIDAWREEKAREKTERVRPELIERLK from the coding sequence TTGAAGCGCTTTGATATTTTATCCCTTTTCCCCGACTACTTTGAGGGTCCCTTTAATGTCAGCATGATTAAAAGGGCACGAGAAAAAGGGCTTTTGGAAATTAATCTCGTCAATATGCGAGATTTTGCAAAAGGAAGATATCAGCAAATAGATGATCGTCCTTATGGCGGCGGACCAGGAATGGTCTTAATGGCAGAGCCTGTTACAAGCGCCATACGGAGTGTAAAAAGTGAAAAATCCCATGTGGTCTACTTGACCCCTCAGGGAACGCCCCTCACCGCAAAGCGGTGCAGCGAGCTCGCCGAAATCGATCACCTTGTGGTTTTATGTGGCCACTATGAAGGAATCGATGAGCGGGCCATTGAGAGTGAGGTTGATGAGGAGATTAGCATTGGGGATTATGTGCTGACAAGTGGGGCTCCTGCAGCCACTGTCCTTGTCGATGCCGTCTCCCGCTTTATTCCGGGAGTGATTGGCAACGAAGAGGCGACGCGGCAGGACTCTTTTGAAAATGGGATGTTTGATGCGCCGGTGTATACCCGCCCTCCTGAGTTCGAAGGAAAAGAGGTGCCCCCCGTCCTTTGCCAAGGACACCATGCAGAGATCGATGCTTGGCGAGAGGAAAAAGCACGAGAAAAAACAGAGCGGGTGAGACCCGAGCTGATAGAAAGATTAAAATAA
- the rpsO gene encoding 30S ribosomal protein S15, whose translation MSLDKGTKEEITKKFQLHEKDTGSADVQIAILTERITELTEHLKLAPKDHASRLALLKLVGQRRKLLDYLNSTDTKRYQMLIKRLNLRK comes from the coding sequence ATGTCTTTAGATAAAGGTACTAAAGAAGAAATTACTAAGAAGTTCCAGCTCCACGAGAAGGACACAGGATCTGCTGATGTTCAAATCGCGATTCTCACTGAGAGGATCACAGAGCTCACAGAGCACTTGAAGCTGGCGCCTAAGGATCACGCCTCTAGGCTGGCCCTTTTAAAGCTCGTCGGACAACGACGAAAGCTTCTAGATTACTTGAATTCAACCGATACCAAGCGGTATCAGATGCTGATTAAGCGGTTGAATCTCCGTAAATAA
- the gmk gene encoding guanylate kinase, which yields MKGNLIIISAPAGTGKTTLVHKLVEAFPDKVVQSISCTTRGPREGEIDGKDYIFLTEEAFNERVKKGDFLEHTTVFGHQYGTLKEVVEAQRKEGKHVILVIDTQGAAALREKTDALFIFVAPPSMKVLEERLKGRKTESPEMLKKRLDWAQYEMDQAKHYAYTVVNDDLETAYKELKNIIIKEKP from the coding sequence ATGAAAGGTAACCTGATCATCATTAGCGCGCCGGCTGGAACGGGGAAAACAACCCTTGTCCATAAGTTAGTCGAAGCCTTTCCCGATAAGGTGGTGCAGAGCATTTCCTGCACGACGCGGGGGCCTCGCGAAGGGGAAATCGATGGGAAGGATTACATATTTCTCACTGAAGAAGCATTTAATGAGCGGGTAAAAAAGGGGGACTTCCTTGAGCATACGACCGTTTTTGGCCACCAGTATGGGACCCTGAAAGAGGTGGTAGAGGCTCAGAGAAAAGAGGGGAAACATGTGATCCTTGTGATCGACACCCAAGGAGCAGCAGCACTTAGAGAAAAAACCGACGCCCTCTTTATTTTTGTCGCTCCCCCTTCAATGAAGGTCTTGGAAGAGAGATTGAAAGGGAGGAAAACCGAGTCGCCCGAAATGTTAAAGAAAAGGCTCGACTGGGCCCAATATGAAATGGACCAGGCGAAGCATTATGCTTATACCGTCGTCAATGACGATTTAGAAACGGCCTATAAGGAACTAAAAAACATCATCATAAAGGAGAAACCATGA
- a CDS encoding YicC/YloC family endoribonuclease, whose translation MTRSMTAYGRAHTKSFLVEVHSVNRKSLDIQINMPKEFLAMDMTLRKAVGEAVKRGYVTVRVTREGEGSSALNLPAEGEMKRVHEEWSKRATGLGYDPKEAVPFSMLVQYTLSSSTQGTCDEAVEKELLNGFKEALETFIKMKVAEGQVLAKDIIQRVKIIEEKVKEIEPLSKEAPKRYQEKLEKRLEELKLNHQEGEERLMRELVIFSDRIDVTEEITRLGSHVKQLYILLKEEKPCVGKELDFLTQEMNREVNTIAAKAQELDITQAALVMKGELGKIREQLQNLE comes from the coding sequence ATGACACGAAGTATGACCGCTTATGGAAGAGCTCACACCAAGAGCTTTCTTGTTGAAGTACATTCGGTCAACCGAAAAAGTTTAGACATCCAGATCAATATGCCTAAAGAATTCCTTGCAATGGATATGACCTTAAGGAAAGCGGTGGGTGAAGCGGTCAAGCGGGGCTATGTGACCGTTCGGGTCACCCGAGAAGGAGAGGGAAGTAGCGCTTTAAACCTTCCTGCGGAAGGGGAGATGAAACGGGTCCATGAGGAGTGGTCGAAACGCGCAACGGGTTTGGGATATGATCCGAAAGAAGCGGTTCCCTTTTCGATGCTCGTTCAATATACACTTTCAAGCTCTACGCAAGGGACTTGCGATGAAGCGGTAGAAAAAGAGCTCTTAAATGGGTTTAAAGAGGCTCTTGAGACCTTCATAAAAATGAAGGTGGCCGAGGGACAAGTCCTTGCAAAGGACATCATCCAAAGAGTGAAGATCATTGAGGAAAAAGTAAAAGAGATCGAGCCCCTTTCCAAAGAAGCCCCCAAACGGTACCAGGAAAAACTAGAAAAGAGGCTCGAAGAGCTCAAGCTCAACCATCAAGAGGGGGAAGAGCGGCTGATGCGAGAACTGGTTATTTTTTCCGATCGGATCGATGTGACGGAAGAAATCACCCGCCTGGGCTCACATGTAAAGCAGCTTTACATCCTCCTTAAAGAGGAAAAACCTTGTGTGGGAAAGGAACTTGACTTTTTAACGCAAGAGATGAACCGTGAGGTGAATACGATTGCTGCGAAGGCGCAAGAGTTAGACATCACCCAAGCTGCCCTTGTGATGAAGGGGGAGCTAGGAAAAATCCGGGAGCAGTTGCAGAATCTCGAATGA
- the ffh gene encoding signal recognition particle protein: MFGGITEKFQNVFSALASKKTLTDENISDAVREVRLALLDADVNYTVAKNFIKRVKEKALGEETIKSVKAGDQFTKIIHDELKNLMGGKEPSLSIGHRPSVILMCGLQGSGKTTQSAKLALYLKKQNKKVLIAACDLQRPAAIDQLETLGKQVEVPIYADRDQKKPVKVAKKALEQANKEGIDVLIIDTAGRLHIDEELMKELEKIKGAVNPHEVLFVANAATGQDAVKTAAEFDQRMSITGSILTMLDGNTRAGAAISICEVTGKPLKFEGIGEKVTDFQLFNPQSMADRILGMGDVINLVKKAQEHVNEEDAEKLKKKLLKASFTFDDFLKQMRSVKKMGSLKGLLSMIPGFSANMGDLEMSDKELGKIEAIILSMTPNERLGLDELVPSRRRRIAGGSGTTIDDVNKMIKNFKRVKQMMKKMPGMKKKFLNDSNFKDQLSSLKGSLGNIR, encoded by the coding sequence ATGTTTGGCGGTATTACAGAAAAATTTCAAAATGTTTTTTCGGCCCTAGCGTCTAAAAAAACGTTAACAGACGAAAATATCTCGGATGCAGTGCGGGAGGTCCGTTTGGCCCTTCTCGATGCCGACGTGAACTATACCGTTGCCAAAAATTTCATCAAGCGGGTGAAGGAAAAAGCCCTGGGTGAAGAGACCATTAAGTCGGTCAAGGCTGGCGACCAATTTACCAAGATCATTCACGACGAGTTGAAAAATCTAATGGGGGGAAAAGAGCCCTCTTTGAGCATCGGCCACCGCCCTTCGGTGATCTTGATGTGTGGACTTCAAGGATCGGGAAAAACGACCCAGTCGGCAAAGCTTGCCCTTTACCTCAAAAAGCAAAACAAGAAAGTGCTCATCGCTGCGTGCGATTTGCAACGCCCCGCCGCAATCGATCAGCTTGAAACCTTAGGGAAACAGGTCGAAGTTCCTATTTATGCTGACCGCGACCAAAAAAAACCGGTCAAGGTGGCTAAAAAAGCGCTCGAGCAGGCCAACAAGGAAGGGATCGATGTATTGATTATCGATACTGCTGGCCGTCTCCACATCGATGAAGAATTGATGAAGGAGCTCGAAAAGATTAAAGGGGCAGTGAACCCCCATGAAGTTCTCTTTGTTGCCAACGCGGCAACCGGTCAAGATGCGGTGAAAACGGCTGCAGAGTTTGACCAAAGAATGTCGATTACTGGAAGCATCCTCACCATGCTCGATGGAAATACCCGCGCGGGTGCCGCCATTTCGATCTGCGAAGTGACAGGAAAGCCGCTGAAGTTTGAGGGGATCGGGGAAAAGGTGACCGACTTCCAGCTCTTCAACCCCCAGTCGATGGCCGATCGGATCTTGGGGATGGGCGATGTGATCAACCTGGTCAAAAAAGCCCAAGAGCATGTCAACGAAGAAGATGCCGAAAAGCTGAAGAAAAAGCTTTTAAAAGCCTCATTTACCTTCGATGATTTCTTGAAGCAGATGCGCTCGGTGAAAAAGATGGGATCTCTCAAAGGGCTTCTCTCCATGATTCCCGGTTTTTCTGCGAATATGGGCGATCTAGAGATGTCTGATAAGGAGCTGGGGAAGATCGAGGCGATTATTCTTTCGATGACTCCCAATGAAAGGCTGGGACTCGACGAGCTTGTTCCCTCTCGCCGGCGGCGGATCGCTGGGGGAAGTGGCACCACGATTGACGATGTCAACAAAATGATCAAAAACTTCAAACGGGTGAAGCAGATGATGAAAAAAATGCCCGGAATGAAGAAGAAATTTCTCAATGACTCTAACTTTAAAGATCAGCTTAGCAGCCTGAAGGGGTCTCTAGGGAATATCCGATAG
- the rpsP gene encoding 30S ribosomal protein S16, producing the protein MGLKIRLRQQGRTNRLTYRLVVTDSRSPRDGKYVENLGHYDPHVEGNGDSAVNEERLQHWVDLGAELSEKARAIVARKAPGVMKSIRERALAKVKKRSEKRKVKKK; encoded by the coding sequence ATGGGACTTAAAATACGCCTAAGACAACAGGGGCGCACCAACCGTTTGACTTACCGACTAGTGGTGACTGACTCTCGCTCTCCTCGTGATGGAAAGTATGTTGAAAACCTCGGTCACTATGATCCTCATGTTGAGGGAAATGGAGACTCTGCGGTCAACGAAGAGCGCTTGCAGCACTGGGTTGACTTAGGAGCAGAGCTTTCTGAAAAAGCACGTGCAATCGTTGCAAGAAAAGCACCCGGTGTGATGAAAAGCATCCGCGAAAGAGCCCTTGCAAAGGTGAAAAAGCGTAGCGAAAAGCGGAAAGTGAAGAAGAAGTAG
- a CDS encoding ribonuclease HII, translating into MGLLEESAYKQGHRLIAGVDEAGRGPLAGPVVAAACILPRGLQIEGVDDSKKLTPKEREKLYHILTTHPDILFGIAVVDHEVIDKMNILRASLHAMALAVKELPEEPNYLLIDGNHLPPTHIAAKAVIKGDSRSQSIGAASIIAKHHRDLLMVEYHKEFPEYGFDAHKGYGTKKHVEALKKHGPCRIHRTSFEPVKTLVAGLMEIS; encoded by the coding sequence TTGGGTTTACTCGAAGAGAGTGCTTACAAGCAAGGCCACCGCCTCATTGCGGGGGTGGATGAAGCAGGACGGGGTCCCCTAGCGGGGCCTGTCGTTGCTGCAGCCTGCATCTTGCCGCGGGGGCTTCAGATCGAGGGGGTTGACGATAGCAAAAAGCTCACTCCCAAAGAAAGGGAAAAACTCTACCACATTTTAACCACTCATCCCGATATTCTTTTTGGTATTGCCGTTGTCGACCACGAGGTGATCGACAAGATGAACATTTTACGTGCTTCCCTACATGCGATGGCTCTTGCGGTGAAAGAACTTCCTGAAGAGCCCAACTACCTATTAATCGATGGAAACCACCTCCCTCCGACTCATATTGCTGCGAAGGCGGTGATTAAAGGGGATAGCCGCTCTCAAAGTATTGGAGCTGCTTCGATCATCGCTAAACACCACCGGGACCTTTTAATGGTCGAGTACCACAAAGAGTTCCCTGAGTATGGCTTTGATGCCCATAAGGGATATGGAACAAAGAAACATGTAGAGGCTTTAAAGAAACATGGTCCCTGTAGAATTCACCGGACCTCGTTTGAACCGGTTAAAACGCTTGTAGCAGGCTTGATGGAGATTTCATGA